Proteins encoded within one genomic window of Humulus lupulus chromosome 1, drHumLupu1.1, whole genome shotgun sequence:
- the LOC133824696 gene encoding uncharacterized protein LOC133824696 has protein sequence MEEISETFDFIDYTKLVIAEMLEQLQNKKNKDLPLDNIDSLVITNPRHPEIKIGQIYKDKATLKSVLSYFAITNHFQYKVFKSCSREYNIICLDKNCKWSIRASRNGTTQAFIIRKYYKIHTCSLDIRFGDQRQAPSKLIGNYIKPKFLNLKTTCTPLDIRGDLNDRYSIKMNYMKAWRSKDHALNGLRGNARESYNLIPSYLYMLQKTNSGTIVDIEKGEDDSLLFLFMALNASLRGWAKCKSIIVIDGTFLKFPYGGTLLSDSAQDA, from the coding sequence ATGGAAGAAATCAGTGAAACATTTGACTTCATCGACTATACAAAGTTAGTCATTGCAGAAATGTTGGAACAACTACAGAACAAGAAGAATAAGGACTTGCCGCTTGACAATATAGATTCACTTGTAATCACAAACCCCCGCCATCCTGAAATCAAAATTGGTCAGATCTACAAAGACAAGGCAACACTAAAAAGCGTTCTTAGCTATTTTGCAATAACAAACCACTTCCAATACAAGGTGTTCAAATCATGCTCTAGAGAATAcaacattatttgtttggacaaAAACTGCAAGTGGTCCATAAGAGCATCAAGGAATGGAACAACACAAGCATTCATCATcagaaaatattataaaatacacACATGCTCTTTGGATATCAGATTCGGTGATCAACGACAAGCACCATCAAAATTAATAGGAAACTACATAAAGCCAAAGTTCCTCAACCTGAAAACAACATGCACTCCACTAGACATCAGAGGTGACTTGAATGATAGATACAGTATAAAGATGAATTATATGAAAGCATGGAGAAGTAAGGATCATGCACTCAATGGATTACGAGGAAATGCAAGGGAATCTTACAACCTAATACCAAGTTACTTGTACATGCTACAAAAAACCAACTCTGGAACTATAGTTGACATTGAAAAAGGAGAAGATGATAGTTTGTTGTTTCTATTCATGGCCTTGAATGCATCTTTGAGAGGCTGGGCAAAATGCAAATCTATAATAGTTATTGATGGCACTTTCTTGAAGTTTCCATATGGAGGAACGTTGCTCTCTGATAGTGCACAGGATGCATGA